CTCGGCGTCCTGGTCGGGCTCTTTGCGCACGGTCGGTTGATTTCCCGAACGCTTTCTCAGGCGCGAGACGAGGCTGCCTCGATCACCGAACGGGCCCAGACCGAAGCCGAGGCCATCCAGAGCAAGGCCGAGGCCGACGCCGAAAAGCGCGTCCACCAGCGGCTGCGCGAAGTCGAGGACGAACTCGACGAGGAACGCAAGCGTCTGCGCCAGGAAGACAAGGCGCTGTCCAAGCGTGAGTCGACGCTGGACAAGGCCGAGTCTCGCCTGCAGGACCGCGAAAAGCAGGCCGACAAGCGCGACCGGGAGTTGCACGAGCAAGCCTCGACCCTCGACGAGCGGGCCGCCGAGCTCGAGGGCCTGATCGAGCGGCAGACCCGTGCGCTCGCCGACGTCGCGGGCATGAGCGTTGAGGAGGCCCGTGAGGCCTACATCGAGCGTGTCTCGGAGGACTCGCGCCACGAAGCCGCCGCCGTGGCTCGAAAGATCACCGAAGAGGCCGAGAGCCAGGCCCGCGAACGCTCCACGGAGATTCTGCTCCAGGCTGCCCAGCGATACGCCGGCGAGTTTGCCACCGAGCACCTGGTACGGTCGGTTGCCATTCCTAACGACCAGATGAAGGGCCGCATCATCGGTCGCGAGGGTCGCAACATCCGGGCCATCGAGAAGATGACCGGCGTGGACATCATCGTGGACGACACGCCCGGCGTGATCACGGTATCGTGCTTCGACAAGGTGCGCCAGGCGGTGGCGGTCGAAGCGCTCGAGCGACTGATTTCCGACGGGCGCATGCACCCCACCCGCATCGAGGAGACCGTCGAAAAGGTCAAGAGCGAGTTCGAGGAGCGCATCCGCAAGCACGGCAAGGATGCGCAGATGGAGGTCAAGATCGGCGGGCTGCACGCCAAGGTCATCGAGGCCATGGGCAAGCTGCACTACCGCACGAGCTATGGGCAGAACGTGCTGGCCCACTCCATCGAGGTGGCGACCTTCAGCCAGATCATCGCCGACCAGCTCGGGCTGAACGGCAAGCTCGCGCGGCGTTGCGGCTTCCTGCACGACATCGGCAAGGCCATGGACCACGAGATGGAGGGCGGGCACCCGAAGATCGGCATGGACTTCGCCAAGCGATATGGCGAGAAGGAGCCCGTGCTGAACGCCATCGGCGGGCACCACGGCGACATTCCGTCGACCAGTTTCTACACGCCCATCGTGATGGCGGCCGACGCACTCAGCGGCGCCCGGCCCGGTGCGCGACGTGAGTCGATGGAGCTGTACATCCAGCGGCTGAACGATCTTCAAGACATTGCACTGGCGCACAAGGGCGTGACCGAGGCGTATGCCGTGCAGGCGGGCCGCGAGGTTCGCGTCATGGTGGACGCCAAGAAGGTGAGCGACGACGAGGCGCACTACGTGGCGACACAAATCGCCAAGCGGGTGGCCGACGAGATGACCTTCCCGGGCGAGATCCGGGTAACGGTATTGCGAGAGACTCGGGCGGTGGAGATCGCGAGGTAATGGCGACGATCAACCCCGCGAACCTATCCGGGGACGTCGCGGCCATCTTGCTGGCGCACGGTCGCTCTGCCGACGAGGAACTGCTCGCGACGTGCCGGCCCTTGAGCGATGCGCAGCTCGACCAGCACTTCGAGATGGGGCCGGGCTCTTTGCGCAAGGTGCTGATGCACAACCTTGGGGCCGTGCGCATCTGGGCGGACATCTATCGCGGCGAGGGCATGCGGCCGTGGCTGCCCGAGGAGGGCGACATGGATGTTCCCGCGATGGAAAGCACGGCGAGGGCGCTCCATGACGAGTGGACTGATCTTGCCGGACGGTTCGACCTCGGCGAAATGATCGAGCGGACCGTGAACGGCTCAATCCGTCGGCACACGCGGGCCCACATCATCGCCCACGTGACCACCCACAGCGTGCACCACCGGGCCCAGGCCATCAACATGCTGCGGAAGCTGGGCGTGGAGCAGCGCCCGACGGGCAGCGTACTTTCGTGGGTGTATGAGCACCTGAAGCCGTAAGCCATCGGTTGGCCGCCCGGCCCTGCTAGCATCATTTGAACGCTCGGGGCGCCTCCGCCTTCCTGAATGGGACGGCTGGCGGGGGCTGAGACGCACCCGCACCACCTGATCCGGGTCATGCCGGCGGAGGGAACGCGCCATGTCGACCACCAGAACGAACCAATCTCATGTCCGCAGCCTGGCGGCCAACCCGCAGGCGGACTGCCCCACCGCTCGCTTCGCCGTGCCCACGCGCGGGGCGGGCAACCCCGGGGACGAGGGTGTCACCACGCCGGGCAGCTTCGCAAACAAGGCAGAGATCGGCAAGCCGCTGACGTTCAGTTCGCCCGATACGCCCAACATGCCCCAGGCCAGCCCGTACACGGCGTGGGACTTCCTGCCTGACGGCTGGACGTTCGAGGCGGCGGAGGATCACGCGAGCGGGTGTGCGGGGCATAACCAGGACGAGATTGGCAAGTTCATCCGTTGCGTTGCGCCCGACGGTTTCGAGCCCATCACGCAACTCGAGAGCGCCCGGCTGGGCATCGTGACCGAGCAGATGCGGCGCGTGGCCGAGCGTGAGGGGCACCTGACTGCCGAGCAGGTTCGCGACGAGGTGGCGGCGGGTCGCATGGTCATCCCCGCGAACATCACGCACCTGAAGTACAACCTCGACCCCATGGCCATCGGCCGTGCGAGCAAGACGAAGGTGAACGCCAACATGGGTGCGTCACCGGTTTCGAGCGGCACCGACGAAGAGGTCGAGAAGCTCAAGTGGGCCGAGAAGTGGGGCGCCGACACGGTGATGGACCTGTCCACCGGGGGCGACCTGGACGAGTGCCGCGAGGCGATCTTGCGGAACTCGACCGTGCCCATCGGCACCGTGCCGATCTACAGCATGATCATCGGGCGCAAGCTGACGGACCTGGACGAGCAGATCGTGCTGGAGACGCTGGAGCACCAGGCCCGGCAGGGCGTGGACTACTTCACCATCCACGCGGGCGTGCGCAAGAAGGATCTGAAGTACGTCAAGAACCGGCTCATCGGCATCGTGTCGCGTGGTGGAAGCCTGCTTGCAAAGTGGATGCTCGAGAAGAACCGCGACAACCTGATGTACACGATGTGGGACGATATTTGCGAATTGATGCGCCGGCACGACGTGACGTTCAGCATCGGCGACGGCATGCGCCCCGGCGGGCTGGCCGACGCGACCGATGATGCGCAGCTCGCCGAGTTGGAGTGCATCGGCGAGCTGACCGAGCGGGCCTGGCGGCATGGCGTGCAGGTGATGGTCGAGGGGCCCGGGCACGTGCCGCTGGACCAGATCGAGTACAACATGAAGCTGCAACGGCGGCTGTGCCACGGCGCGCCGTTCTACGTGCTCGGGCCGCTGGTGACCGACGTCTTCCCGGGATACGACCATATCACGAGTTGCATCGGCGCGACCAACGCGGCGTACCACGGCGCGAGCATGCTGTGCTACGTGACGCCCAAGGAGCACCTGGGCCTGCCCAAGAAGGGCGACGTGAAGGAAGGGTGCGTGGCGTACAAGATCGCCGCGCACGCCGCCGACGTGGCCCTGGGCATCCCCGGCACGCGCCATTGGGACGACGAGCTGACCCGAGCCCGCGCCGCGCTGAACTGGGAGAAGCACTTCGAGTTGGCCTTCGACACCGACACCGCCCGCGCGTACCACGACGAGGACCTGGACGTCGACACCGACTTCTGCGCCATGTGCGGCCACGACTGGTGCAGCGTGCGCATCAGCAAAGAGATCCAGGAGTTTGCCAGTGGCAAGGCCGAGGGTTGTGATCGCGGCAAGCCGGTGAAGAGTGATGCGCTTACCGAGGAACAGCAGAAGATCCTCGAGCAGCGCGGGTACCTGAAGCCCGAGGAAATCCACAAGCTGGCGAGCAAGGTGAAGGGCAAGCTGCCCGCCACCGATGATGGCAAGGCCGCGTGCCACAGCGACTACGTGGACGACGAGGACGCGAAGAAGATCCAGGAAGAGACGCTGGTGCAGGTAGATGTGCGGCCGGCGCTGGGGATTGGGAAGGAAGATCGGGTGTTTTAGTAGAGCACTATTGGGCGCAAGCCCGCATCTCTGGATCGCTCGGCCATGACTTGGCTGTGCAAGTATGAAGAGATCAAGACCGCCGAGCCCTTCGGCGGTTTTTCAATACCCACGACAGGCCACCCCCACAGCGTTGTGCCATGGTTCTTCGGGTCGTCATCGATGACGCACACCACGTCGACACTCGCAAGCACCTCGGCGATGGCCTGGGTGTGGCGGCCGGCGCCGTAGATGGCGATGGGGCCCTCGATGTTGGCAAGGGCCCTAGCGGCGCGCTCGGCGGCGTCGGGCGGGGCGCTGCCGCCGGATGTCCGTGCGTGCGCGGACGTGAGGGTGCAGGGGCGATCGAGCGGCCACCAGCGTGGTTCGGCGGCGAGGGCTCGTTGAAACAACTGCTCGCAAGCCTGGCCGTGGACATCAATGCTGTATCTCTGGGTCGCGCGTTCGTAAGCCGCGGTGCGCATGCCATCGAGCGTGTCGCGGTCGGCGGCGAGCGACTCGATGGCGCCTGCCATGCGATGGGCGATCGCGTGCTCGCCCTCGTGGTAGCCAGCTTCGATCAGCATTCCTGAAACGCCGTGTTCGATGGCCTCGGCGGCGCCCGACTCGACACGGGTGACGATGGGCGCAACGCCGCTGGCCATCGCCTCGAGCATCGCGACACTGAGCCCCTCGTAGCGCGAGGCCAGTAGCAGCGCGTCGGCGGCCGCTATCTTCGGTCGCAGCTCGCTTTGGGGCAGGCCGTCGATCCGCCGCGCGTTCGGCAGGCCTTCGAGCCGCCCGTCGACCTCGGCGGCGGCGGGACCATCGCCAGCGAGCGTGAGTTGGTGCGGCACGGCGCGCTCGTGCAGGATTCGAGCAACCTCGCACAGCACGCCGATGCGCTTTTGCTCGTGCTCCATGCGGCCGGGATAGATGAGCTCGATGGAGGGCTGCTCGCGAGGCCGCGGTCGTTCGCCGAGTTCGACGCCGTAGGGGATACGGTGGATGTCGGCCGACCGCCACGGCAGTCGCTCGCGCAGCTTGGTGGTGATGTGCTCGCTGACGCAGGCGATGGCCGACAGGATGGGCTCGTAGTTCTGGAGCATCGAGGCATCGAACGGGTTGTCGCTGTGCTGCCAGCCGATGACGCGGACTCGGTCGGCGTGGGTCGACGCGAGCGCGGCCGTGGCGGCGTAGCAGTTGGCCTCGAGGCTGGGCAGCACGATGACCGGCTGGTCCCTTGACCAGCCGAGCGATTCGAGGGCGGCGCGGTAGGCCTCGACGACCGGGGCGAGCGGCTCGCCGGGCGCATCGATGGGCGGCAAATGCCGCAAGTCGACCAGTTCGACCCCGTCGCGCAGGGCATGGTCGACGCGGACATGGCCCGGGGACTCTCGATGGGCCGCGACGATGACACGCCAGCCGCGGTCGGCCATGGCCCCGGCCAGGCGGAGCCCCCAGCTCACCACGCCGTTGACGCCCAGGCCCTGTGGCATGGCGATGAGCAGCGCGGGAGCATTGGCACCGTTGGGCACACCCCACCATCGGTCACATCGGGGCTTCCAGCGCACTTGCGCGGCTCGGCGATCACGCGCCAACGATTCGAGATGCCTTCGCGCTACGACCTCATCGCCATCGACCTGGACGGCACCCTCGTGGGCCGCACGGGCATGATCTCGGACGAGAATCTCGCCGCCGTCCGGCGGGCGCGGCAGGCGGGCCTGGGCGTGACGATCTGCACGGGCCGGGTGCTGAGCGAGTGCCACGCGATGCTCGACCTGCTCGGGCAGCTCGACCCGGTGGTGGTTTCCGGAGGAGCGCAGATCGCTTGCGGCCGCGAACGGCGAACGCTGGACGGGCTGAGCCTGGACAGCGGACTGATCGACCGCGTAACTGAACTGGCCAGTGGGCTCGACCTGGCCATGATGATCCAGAAGGAACGC
This portion of the Phycisphaerales bacterium genome encodes:
- the rny gene encoding ribonuclease Y; translated protein: MPELISILIGLGGLILGVLVGLFAHGRLISRTLSQARDEAASITERAQTEAEAIQSKAEADAEKRVHQRLREVEDELDEERKRLRQEDKALSKRESTLDKAESRLQDREKQADKRDRELHEQASTLDERAAELEGLIERQTRALADVAGMSVEEAREAYIERVSEDSRHEAAAVARKITEEAESQARERSTEILLQAAQRYAGEFATEHLVRSVAIPNDQMKGRIIGREGRNIRAIEKMTGVDIIVDDTPGVITVSCFDKVRQAVAVEALERLISDGRMHPTRIEETVEKVKSEFEERIRKHGKDAQMEVKIGGLHAKVIEAMGKLHYRTSYGQNVLAHSIEVATFSQIIADQLGLNGKLARRCGFLHDIGKAMDHEMEGGHPKIGMDFAKRYGEKEPVLNAIGGHHGDIPSTSFYTPIVMAADALSGARPGARRESMELYIQRLNDLQDIALAHKGVTEAYAVQAGREVRVMVDAKKVSDDEAHYVATQIAKRVADEMTFPGEIRVTVLRETRAVEIAR
- the thiC gene encoding phosphomethylpyrimidine synthase ThiC — translated: MSTTRTNQSHVRSLAANPQADCPTARFAVPTRGAGNPGDEGVTTPGSFANKAEIGKPLTFSSPDTPNMPQASPYTAWDFLPDGWTFEAAEDHASGCAGHNQDEIGKFIRCVAPDGFEPITQLESARLGIVTEQMRRVAEREGHLTAEQVRDEVAAGRMVIPANITHLKYNLDPMAIGRASKTKVNANMGASPVSSGTDEEVEKLKWAEKWGADTVMDLSTGGDLDECREAILRNSTVPIGTVPIYSMIIGRKLTDLDEQIVLETLEHQARQGVDYFTIHAGVRKKDLKYVKNRLIGIVSRGGSLLAKWMLEKNRDNLMYTMWDDICELMRRHDVTFSIGDGMRPGGLADATDDAQLAELECIGELTERAWRHGVQVMVEGPGHVPLDQIEYNMKLQRRLCHGAPFYVLGPLVTDVFPGYDHITSCIGATNAAYHGASMLCYVTPKEHLGLPKKGDVKEGCVAYKIAAHAADVALGIPGTRHWDDELTRARAALNWEKHFELAFDTDTARAYHDEDLDVDTDFCAMCGHDWCSVRISKEIQEFASGKAEGCDRGKPVKSDALTEEQQKILEQRGYLKPEEIHKLASKVKGKLPATDDGKAACHSDYVDDEDAKKIQEETLVQVDVRPALGIGKEDRVF
- a CDS encoding glycosyltransferase family 4 protein — encoded protein: MPNGANAPALLIAMPQGLGVNGVVSWGLRLAGAMADRGWRVIVAAHRESPGHVRVDHALRDGVELVDLRHLPPIDAPGEPLAPVVEAYRAALESLGWSRDQPVIVLPSLEANCYAATAALASTHADRVRVIGWQHSDNPFDASMLQNYEPILSAIACVSEHITTKLRERLPWRSADIHRIPYGVELGERPRPREQPSIELIYPGRMEHEQKRIGVLCEVARILHERAVPHQLTLAGDGPAAAEVDGRLEGLPNARRIDGLPQSELRPKIAAADALLLASRYEGLSVAMLEAMASGVAPIVTRVESGAAEAIEHGVSGMLIEAGYHEGEHAIAHRMAGAIESLAADRDTLDGMRTAAYERATQRYSIDVHGQACEQLFQRALAAEPRWWPLDRPCTLTSAHARTSGGSAPPDAAERAARALANIEGPIAIYGAGRHTQAIAEVLASVDVVCVIDDDPKNHGTTLWGWPVVGIEKPPKGSAVLISSYLHSQVMAERSRDAGLRPIVLY
- a CDS encoding DinB family protein; translated protein: MATINPANLSGDVAAILLAHGRSADEELLATCRPLSDAQLDQHFEMGPGSLRKVLMHNLGAVRIWADIYRGEGMRPWLPEEGDMDVPAMESTARALHDEWTDLAGRFDLGEMIERTVNGSIRRHTRAHIIAHVTTHSVHHRAQAINMLRKLGVEQRPTGSVLSWVYEHLKP